The following are encoded together in the Salmonella enterica subsp. enterica serovar Choleraesuis genome:
- the folP gene encoding dihydropteroate synthase — protein MKLFAQGSTLDLGWPHVMGILNVTPDSFSDGGHHNGLVDAIAHANAMINAGATIIDVGGESTRPGAAEVSVEQELERVVPVVEALAQRFEVWISVDTSKPEVIRATAQAGAHIINDVRSLELPGALEAAVDTGLPVCLMHRQGEPQTMQQAPHYQDVVKEVGDYLQQQIERCEAAGITKDKLLLDPGFGFGKNLQHNYQLLAHLGEFHRFGLPLLVGMSRKTMVGQLLNVGPDQRLNGSLSCAVIAAMQGAQIIRVHDVKETVEAMRVVEATLSARGNKRYE, from the coding sequence ATGAAACTGTTCGCACAGGGCTCGACGCTCGATCTTGGCTGGCCCCACGTTATGGGGATCCTCAATGTTACTCCGGATTCTTTTTCTGATGGCGGCCATCACAATGGTCTGGTCGATGCAATTGCCCATGCGAATGCAATGATCAATGCAGGAGCGACGATTATTGATGTCGGCGGGGAATCCACTCGTCCTGGCGCGGCTGAAGTGAGCGTAGAGCAGGAACTGGAAAGAGTTGTACCGGTGGTTGAGGCTTTAGCTCAGCGTTTTGAAGTGTGGATATCGGTTGATACTTCAAAACCTGAAGTCATCCGGGCTACGGCTCAGGCCGGGGCTCATATCATCAATGATGTGCGTTCGCTGGAACTGCCGGGGGCGCTGGAGGCCGCGGTCGATACCGGCTTACCTGTTTGCCTCATGCATCGTCAGGGTGAACCGCAAACCATGCAGCAGGCCCCACATTACCAAGATGTGGTAAAAGAAGTTGGTGATTATTTGCAGCAACAAATAGAGCGCTGCGAGGCAGCCGGGATAACAAAAGATAAATTGTTACTCGACCCGGGCTTCGGTTTCGGTAAAAATCTGCAACACAATTATCAGTTACTGGCACATCTGGGCGAGTTTCATCGCTTCGGACTGCCGTTATTAGTCGGTATGTCGCGTAAAACAATGGTTGGGCAATTGCTCAACGTCGGGCCGGATCAACGCCTGAACGGCAGCCTGTCATGCGCGGTGATTGCCGCAATGCAGGGCGCGCAGATAATACGCGTTCATGATGTAAAAGAAACAGTAGAGGCGATGAGAGTTGTGGAAGCGACGCTATCGGCCCGGGGAAATAAACGCTATGAGTAA
- a CDS encoding DNA-binding response regulator, translated as MKILIVEDDILLQQGLAQALSNAGYAQDCASTAGEADAFISSGEYGLVILDLGLPDKDGATLLSQWRRRGITSPVLILTARDAVEDRVSGLDAGADDYLVKPFALVELQARVRALIRRYQGHSDNLLQHEDLTLNLGSQQVMLDGKPVEVTPKEFALLSRLIMRVGQTVHRETLQQDIYSWQDDPGSNTLEVHIHNLRRKLGKERIKTVRGVGYRLDNIK; from the coding sequence ATGAAAATTTTAATTGTTGAAGACGATATCCTGCTCCAGCAGGGACTGGCCCAGGCCCTCAGCAATGCGGGCTACGCCCAGGACTGCGCGTCAACCGCAGGTGAGGCAGATGCTTTTATTAGCAGTGGTGAATATGGGCTGGTTATCCTCGACCTGGGCCTGCCGGATAAAGATGGAGCGACGTTGCTGTCACAATGGCGGCGGCGCGGAATTACTTCCCCAGTGCTAATTCTCACTGCACGCGATGCTGTTGAGGACCGGGTTAGCGGGCTCGATGCCGGCGCAGATGATTATCTGGTTAAGCCTTTTGCTCTGGTTGAACTTCAGGCTCGGGTACGCGCCTTAATTCGCCGCTATCAAGGGCACAGCGATAATTTGCTGCAACATGAGGATCTGACCCTTAACCTCGGTTCTCAGCAGGTCATGCTGGATGGCAAGCCCGTAGAAGTCACGCCCAAGGAGTTTGCGTTGCTATCCCGCTTAATAATGCGCGTCGGTCAAACCGTTCATCGCGAAACTTTACAGCAGGATATCTATAGCTGGCAGGATGATCCTGGCTCCAATACGCTAGAAGTTCATATCCATAACCTTCGACGTAAACTGGGCAAAGAGCGCATTAAAACGGTACGCGGTGTAGGCTATCGCCTGGATAATATCAAATGA
- a CDS encoding two-component sensor histidine kinase produces the protein MNSMRHRLLIMLAAILLFFQLLSVIWLWHESREQIGFLVSETLTAKARNAHVEQEIHEAIASLLIPSLVMVGFTLLFSFWAITWITRPLNKLRSSLSNRSADNLAPLPFFSDMEEVEALTTGINQLLLRLDSTIKQERLFTADAAHELRTPLAGIRLHLELLEEAGNKQAAILIQRIDQLMHTVEQLLMLSRAGQAMASGHYATVNWTADIISPLAMEIEEMLGQRQQKISWPQPSPLTVQGDAVLLRLMLRNLLENASRYSPEGALISVTLEHDGNGCQLLVTDEGPGIAEEHRQNIIEPFRRLDQRYGGSGLGLSIVQRIVQLHRGTLVLENRSDRSGLKAGCWLATTI, from the coding sequence ATGAACAGCATGCGCCATCGCCTGCTGATCATGCTGGCTGCAATTTTACTTTTTTTCCAGCTACTAAGCGTAATCTGGCTATGGCACGAAAGCCGGGAGCAGATAGGTTTTTTAGTCAGTGAAACGCTGACGGCAAAAGCGCGCAATGCGCACGTCGAGCAAGAAATCCATGAGGCCATAGCCTCACTGTTGATCCCTTCTTTAGTCATGGTCGGCTTCACGCTGCTGTTCTCTTTTTGGGCCATCACCTGGATTACCCGTCCGCTAAATAAGCTGCGTTCTAGCCTTTCTAATCGTTCTGCTGACAATCTGGCACCATTGCCATTTTTTTCCGATATGGAAGAGGTTGAGGCGCTAACCACTGGCATAAACCAGCTGTTACTGCGCCTCGACAGTACTATCAAGCAAGAGAGGTTGTTTACGGCCGATGCCGCACATGAGTTGCGAACCCCTCTGGCAGGTATTCGTCTGCATCTGGAGCTTCTGGAAGAGGCAGGCAATAAGCAAGCGGCTATTCTGATTCAGCGTATCGACCAGTTAATGCATACGGTTGAACAATTGCTGATGCTTTCGCGAGCCGGACAGGCGATGGCCAGCGGCCACTATGCCACTGTTAATTGGACCGCAGATATAATTAGCCCACTGGCGATGGAAATCGAAGAGATGCTGGGTCAGCGTCAGCAGAAGATTAGCTGGCCACAGCCCAGCCCATTAACGGTTCAGGGTGATGCCGTATTATTGCGCCTGATGCTGCGTAATCTATTGGAGAATGCCTCCAGATATAGCCCGGAGGGTGCGCTCATTAGCGTGACTCTGGAGCACGATGGCAATGGCTGCCAGCTGCTGGTTACTGATGAAGGGCCGGGTATTGCCGAAGAGCATCGACAAAATATCATTGAGCCTTTCCGGCGGCTTGATCAACGTTATGGCGGTAGCGGATTGGGATTAAGTATCGTGCAGCGTATTGTCCAGCTACATCGCGGCACACTGGTTCTGGAAAACCGTAGCGATCGTAGCGGCCTAAAAGCCGGTTGCTGGTTGGCTACCACTATCTAA
- the greA gene encoding transcription elongation factor GreA: protein MQAIPMTLRGAEKLREELDFLKSVRRPEIIAAIADAREHGDLKENAEYHAAREQQGFCEGRIKDIEAKLSNAQVIDVTKLPNNGRVIFGSTVSVINLDTDEAQTYRIVGDDEADFKQNLISVNSPIARGLIGKELDDVVVITTPGGTVEFEITKIEYL, encoded by the coding sequence ATGCAAGCTATTCCGATGACCTTACGTGGCGCTGAAAAATTGCGCGAAGAGCTGGACTTCCTGAAGTCTGTTCGTCGCCCGGAAATCATTGCAGCTATCGCGGATGCCCGTGAGCACGGCGATCTTAAAGAAAACGCTGAATACCATGCGGCTCGCGAGCAGCAGGGTTTCTGCGAAGGTCGTATCAAAGATATCGAAGCTAAGCTTTCGAACGCACAAGTCATCGATGTCACTAAGCTGCCGAATAATGGCCGGGTGATTTTTGGTAGCACTGTTAGCGTGATTAATCTTGATACTGATGAAGCTCAGACCTACCGCATCGTGGGTGATGATGAGGCTGATTTTAAGCAAAATCTGATCTCGGTTAACTCACCAATCGCGCGTGGATTAATAGGTAAAGAGCTGGATGATGTTGTGGTTATCACAACCCCTGGCGGTACGGTTGAGTTTGAGATAACTAAAATCGAATACCTGTAA
- the rpmA gene encoding 50S ribosomal protein L27, with protein sequence MAHKKAGGSTRNGRDSESKRLGVKRFGGEAVLAGSIIVRQRGTKFHAGSNVGCGKDHTLFALTDGKVKFEVKGPKNRKFISIEAE encoded by the coding sequence ATGGCACATAAAAAAGCTGGCGGCTCAACTCGTAACGGTCGCGATTCCGAATCTAAACGTCTTGGCGTAAAACGTTTCGGCGGTGAAGCAGTTCTGGCTGGCAGCATCATTGTTCGTCAGCGCGGTACTAAATTCCACGCTGGTTCTAACGTTGGTTGCGGCAAAGACCACACTCTGTTCGCTTTGACTGACGGTAAAGTCAAGTTCGAAGTTAAAGGCCCGAAAAACCGTAAATTTATCAGCATCGAAGCTGAATAA
- the rlmE gene encoding ribosomal RNA large subunit methyltransferase E, with amino-acid sequence MTGKKRSASSSRWLQEHFSDKYVQQAQKKGLRSRAWFKLDEIQQSDRLFKPGMTVVDLGAAPGGWSQYVVSQIGGTGRIIACDLLPMDPIVGVDFLQGDFRDELVVKALMERVGESKVQVVMSDMAPNMSGTPAVDIPRAMYLVELALEMCRDVLAPGGSFVVKVFQGEGFDEYLREIRSLFTKVKVRKPDSSRARSREVYIVATGRKL; translated from the coding sequence ATGACAGGTAAGAAGCGTTCTGCCAGCTCAAGCCGCTGGCTTCAGGAACACTTTAGCGATAAATATGTCCAACAGGCGCAGAAAAAGGGTTTACGTTCCCGTGCCTGGTTTAAACTTGATGAAATACAACAGAGCGATCGGTTGTTTAAGCCAGGAATGACGGTAGTAGACCTCGGCGCTGCGCCGGGTGGTTGGTCGCAATATGTGGTGTCACAAATTGGTGGCACCGGGCGTATCATCGCTTGCGATCTTTTGCCTATGGATCCTATTGTTGGTGTGGACTTTCTTCAGGGCGACTTTCGTGATGAATTAGTTGTGAAAGCGCTGATGGAAAGAGTTGGTGAAAGTAAAGTGCAGGTAGTCATGTCAGATATGGCGCCTAACATGAGCGGGACCCCAGCGGTTGATATTCCCCGCGCAATGTACCTGGTTGAACTGGCGCTTGAAATGTGTCGGGACGTGCTGGCCCCCGGCGGTAGTTTTGTAGTGAAAGTGTTTCAGGGCGAAGGTTTCGATGAGTATCTGCGGGAAATTCGCTCCCTGTTTACGAAGGTTAAAGTTCGTAAGCCGGATTCTTCTCGTGCCCGCTCACGCGAAGTTTACATTGTAGCGACCGGGCGTAAACTATAG
- a CDS encoding RNA-binding protein YhbY produces MYRFQSQPKQKYTMNLSTKQKQHLKSLAHSLKPVVMLGNNGLTEGVLAEIDQALAHHELIKVKIASEDRETKTLIVEAIVRETGACEVQVIGKTLVLYRPSKERKIALPR; encoded by the coding sequence ATGTACCGTTTTCAATCCCAACCTAAGCAAAAATATACGATGAATCTGAGTACTAAACAAAAACAGCACCTAAAGAGTCTGGCACATTCGCTCAAGCCGGTAGTCATGCTTGGCAACAATGGTTTGACCGAAGGGGTACTGGCCGAGATTGATCAAGCGCTTGCGCACCATGAGTTAATCAAGGTGAAGATCGCCTCCGAAGATCGCGAAACTAAAACCTTGATCGTGGAAGCCATCGTGCGGGAGACCGGTGCCTGTGAAGTCCAGGTCATCGGCAAAACGCTTGTTCTTTATCGTCCAAGCAAAGAGCGTAAAATCGCGCTTCCTCGCTAA
- a CDS encoding serine-type D-Ala-D-Ala carboxypeptidase, which produces MVQKVGASAPDIEYQSQQMALPASTQKIITALAALLQLGPDYKFTTTLETPGTIKDGTLEGDLVARFSGDPTFTRQSLRNMVTRLKQAGVQQISGNVLIDTSVFASHDKAPGWPWNDMTQCFSAPPSAAIVDKNCFSVSLNSAPKAGDLAYVRIASYYPVNVFSQVRTLAKGSPEAQYCELDVVAGDLNRYTLTGCLTQRNDALPLAFAIQDGAGYAGALLKAELKQAGISYTGSLMRQTATTEPGQVIASTQSPPLHNLLRIMLKKSDNMIADTVFRTIGHNFYNVPGTWRAGADAVRQILRQKAGVNLGNAIVVDGSGLSRHDLISPATMMQVLQYIAQNDSTLNFISMLPLAGHDGTLQYRAGLHAAGVDGKVSAKTGSLQGVYNLAGFITAASGQRLAFVQYLSGYAVEPADQRNRRIPLVRFESRLYKDIYQNN; this is translated from the coding sequence ATGGTGCAGAAGGTAGGAGCCAGCGCCCCCGATATCGAATATCAAAGCCAGCAAATGGCCCTGCCCGCCAGTACCCAGAAAATTATTACTGCGCTTGCGGCGCTACTTCAGCTAGGTCCTGATTACAAATTTACGACGACACTGGAAACGCCGGGAACTATCAAAGACGGAACCCTGGAAGGTGATTTAGTTGCGCGTTTTAGCGGCGACCCGACGTTTACCCGCCAGTCTCTGCGTAATATGGTCACGCGGCTAAAGCAAGCTGGCGTGCAGCAAATCAGCGGTAATGTGCTTATCGATACCTCTGTATTCGCCAGCCATGATAAAGCCCCAGGGTGGCCCTGGAACGATATGACTCAGTGCTTTAGCGCCCCCCCTTCTGCCGCAATCGTCGATAAGAACTGTTTCTCTGTTTCACTGAACAGCGCGCCCAAAGCCGGCGATTTAGCCTATGTTCGCATCGCTTCTTACTATCCGGTCAACGTTTTTAGCCAGGTGCGTACTCTGGCTAAAGGCTCACCGGAAGCTCAGTATTGTGAACTGGATGTAGTAGCCGGCGACCTTAATCGCTACACCCTGACGGGATGCCTAACTCAACGCAACGATGCACTACCGTTAGCTTTCGCCATTCAGGATGGAGCTGGATATGCAGGGGCACTGTTAAAAGCAGAGTTGAAACAAGCGGGGATTAGCTACACAGGCTCCCTAATGCGTCAAACGGCCACCACTGAGCCCGGCCAGGTTATCGCCTCAACTCAATCACCGCCCCTGCATAACCTGCTGCGTATCATGCTAAAAAAATCAGATAACATGATTGCCGACACAGTGTTCAGAACTATCGGCCATAACTTTTATAATGTGCCGGGTACCTGGCGAGCCGGTGCAGATGCAGTCCGCCAGATTCTGCGTCAAAAGGCGGGGGTTAATCTTGGGAATGCCATTGTCGTTGATGGCTCTGGGCTATCTCGCCATGACCTTATTTCACCGGCAACGATGATGCAGGTGCTGCAATATATTGCACAAAACGATAGCACTCTGAATTTTATCTCGATGCTACCCTTAGCAGGGCATGATGGTACGCTGCAATATCGTGCGGGTCTGCATGCTGCAGGCGTTGATGGCAAAGTTTCCGCTAAGACTGGCTCTTTGCAGGGGGTTTATAACCTGGCCGGTTTTATTACGGCTGCCAGCGGTCAGCGTCTGGCATTTGTGCAATATTTATCAGGCTACGCGGTTGAGCCTGCCGACCAGCGTAACCGCAGAATCCCATTAGTCCGGTTTGAAAGCCGGCTCTACAAGGATATTTACCAAAATAACTGA
- the obgE gene encoding GTPase Obg, with translation MKFVDEAKILVVAGDGGNGCVSFRREKYIPRGGPDGGDGGDGGDVWLEADENLNTLIDYRFEKSFRAERGQNGQSRDCTGKRGKDVSIKVPVGTRVIDEGTGETMGDMTKHGQRLMVAKGGWHGLGNTRFKSSVNRTPRQKTMGTPGDKRDLMLELMLLADVGMLGLPNAGKSTFIRAVSAAKPKVADYPFTTLVPSLGVVRMDSEKSFVVADIPGLIEGAAEGAGLGIRFLKHLERCRVLLHLIDLAPIDDSDPVENARVIIGELEKYSSSLAEKPRWLVFNKVDLMDAEEAKAKAQEIADALGWEGKHYLISAASQQGVNALCWDVMDFIIANPIVTKEQEAQPEKVEFMWDDYHRQQLEEVEAEAEEDWDDDWDEDDDEGVEIIYQR, from the coding sequence ATGAAGTTTGTTGATGAAGCGAAAATTTTAGTTGTGGCCGGTGACGGCGGCAACGGATGCGTAAGCTTTCGCCGTGAAAAATACATCCCACGGGGTGGCCCGGACGGCGGCGATGGCGGCGACGGCGGCGACGTGTGGTTAGAGGCTGATGAAAACCTCAATACCCTGATTGATTATCGCTTTGAAAAATCCTTCCGCGCCGAGCGTGGGCAGAACGGCCAGAGCCGTGACTGTACCGGTAAACGCGGTAAAGATGTAAGCATTAAAGTGCCTGTCGGGACCCGCGTTATCGATGAGGGTACTGGCGAAACTATGGGCGATATGACTAAGCATGGTCAACGCCTGATGGTTGCGAAGGGCGGCTGGCACGGCTTGGGTAACACCCGATTTAAATCCTCGGTTAACCGTACTCCGCGCCAAAAGACGATGGGTACGCCGGGCGATAAGCGTGATTTGATGCTGGAGCTGATGCTGCTGGCTGATGTCGGTATGCTGGGGCTGCCAAACGCCGGTAAATCTACCTTTATTCGCGCAGTTTCTGCGGCAAAACCTAAAGTTGCTGATTATCCATTTACTACCCTGGTACCAAGCCTGGGCGTAGTGCGTATGGATAGCGAAAAAAGCTTCGTGGTTGCGGATATTCCGGGGCTGATTGAAGGCGCTGCCGAAGGTGCCGGATTAGGTATTCGCTTCCTGAAGCACCTTGAGCGCTGCCGCGTACTGCTGCATCTCATCGATCTGGCACCTATTGATGACTCAGATCCCGTTGAGAATGCCCGCGTTATCATTGGTGAGCTGGAAAAATACAGCAGCTCGCTGGCCGAAAAGCCGCGCTGGCTGGTATTCAACAAAGTTGACCTGATGGATGCGGAAGAGGCTAAGGCTAAGGCTCAGGAAATTGCCGATGCTCTGGGCTGGGAAGGTAAGCACTATCTTATCTCTGCCGCTAGTCAGCAGGGTGTGAATGCGCTGTGCTGGGATGTGATGGACTTCATCATCGCCAACCCTATTGTCACCAAAGAGCAGGAAGCACAGCCTGAGAAAGTCGAGTTTATGTGGGATGATTATCATCGCCAGCAGCTCGAAGAAGTTGAAGCTGAAGCAGAAGAAGATTGGGATGATGACTGGGATGAAGATGACGACGAAGGCGTCGAAATCATCTACCAGCGCTAA
- the ftsH gene encoding ATP-dependent zinc metalloprotease FtsH: protein MDYSTFLQEVNQDQVREARINGREINVTKKDSNRYTTYIPVNDPKLLDNLITKNVKVVGEPPEEPSLLASIFISWFPMLLLIGVWIFFMRQMQGGGGKGAMSFGKSKARMLTEDQIKTTFADVAGCDEAKEEVGELVEYLREPSRFQKLGGKIPKGVLMVGPPGTGKTLLAKAIAGEAKVPFFTISGSDFVEMFVGVGASRVRDMFEQAKKAAPCIIFIDEIDAVGRQRGAGLGGGHDEREQTLNQMLVEMDGFEGNEGIIVIAATNRPDVLDPALLRPGRFDRQVVVGLPDVRGREQILKVHMRRVPLAPDIDAAIIARGTPGFSGADLANLVNEAALFAARGNKRVVSMVEFEKAKDKIMMGAERRSMVMTEAQKESTAYHEAGHAIIGRIVPEHDPVHKVTIIPRGRALGVTFFLPEGDAISASRLKLESQISTLYGGRLAEEIIYGVEHVSTGASNDIKVATNLARNMVTQWGFSEKLGPLLYAEEDGEVFLGRSVAKAKHMSDETARIIDQEVKALIERNYARARQILNDNMDILHAMKDALMKYETIDAPQIDDLMARREVRPPAGWEDPGANNNSDNNGTPKAPRPVDEPRTPNPGNTMSEQLGDK from the coding sequence GTGGATTACTCTACATTCCTGCAAGAAGTTAATCAGGATCAGGTTCGCGAAGCTCGTATCAACGGACGTGAAATCAACGTTACCAAGAAAGACAGTAACAGATACACGACTTATATTCCGGTCAATGACCCCAAATTACTTGACAATCTGATCACCAAAAACGTCAAAGTTGTTGGCGAACCACCTGAAGAGCCAAGCCTGCTGGCTTCTATCTTCATCTCCTGGTTCCCAATGCTTCTGCTGATTGGTGTCTGGATATTCTTCATGCGGCAAATGCAGGGCGGCGGTGGCAAAGGTGCCATGTCGTTCGGTAAGAGCAAGGCTCGCATGCTAACGGAAGATCAGATTAAAACCACCTTTGCCGATGTCGCTGGTTGCGACGAAGCGAAGGAAGAAGTTGGTGAGCTGGTTGAATACCTGCGTGAACCAAGCCGCTTCCAGAAATTGGGCGGTAAAATCCCGAAAGGGGTTCTGATGGTTGGCCCTCCAGGTACCGGTAAAACCTTGCTGGCGAAAGCCATCGCAGGTGAAGCGAAGGTTCCATTCTTCACTATTTCTGGTTCTGACTTCGTAGAAATGTTCGTTGGTGTCGGTGCATCTCGTGTGCGTGACATGTTCGAACAGGCTAAAAAAGCCGCTCCTTGTATCATCTTTATCGATGAAATCGATGCCGTCGGCCGTCAGCGTGGTGCTGGTCTGGGCGGTGGTCACGATGAACGTGAGCAGACTCTGAACCAGATGCTGGTTGAGATGGATGGCTTTGAAGGCAATGAAGGGATCATCGTTATCGCGGCGACTAACCGCCCTGACGTTCTCGACCCGGCGCTGCTGCGTCCTGGCCGTTTTGACCGCCAGGTTGTTGTAGGTTTGCCAGATGTGCGTGGTCGTGAGCAGATCCTGAAAGTTCACATGCGTCGCGTTCCGCTGGCGCCGGATATCGATGCGGCAATTATTGCTCGCGGTACTCCAGGCTTCTCCGGTGCTGACCTCGCTAACCTGGTGAACGAAGCCGCTCTGTTTGCCGCTCGCGGTAACAAGCGTGTCGTTTCGATGGTTGAGTTCGAGAAAGCGAAAGACAAGATCATGATGGGTGCTGAACGTCGCTCTATGGTTATGACCGAAGCTCAGAAAGAGTCCACGGCATACCATGAAGCAGGGCACGCGATTATTGGTCGCATTGTTCCAGAGCATGACCCGGTACATAAAGTCACTATCATCCCACGCGGTCGCGCACTGGGTGTGACTTTCTTCCTGCCAGAAGGCGACGCTATCAGCGCTAGCCGTCTGAAACTGGAAAGTCAGATTTCGACTCTGTACGGTGGCCGTCTGGCTGAAGAGATCATTTACGGCGTAGAACACGTTTCCACCGGGGCGTCTAACGACATCAAAGTGGCAACTAACCTGGCACGTAACATGGTTACTCAGTGGGGCTTCTCTGAAAAACTGGGGCCATTGCTTTACGCCGAAGAAGACGGTGAAGTGTTCCTGGGCCGTTCAGTGGCGAAAGCCAAACATATGTCTGATGAAACTGCACGTATCATTGACCAGGAAGTAAAAGCGCTGATTGAGCGTAACTACGCCCGGGCACGTCAGATTTTGAACGACAACATGGACATCCTGCACGCGATGAAAGATGCTCTCATGAAATACGAGACTATCGATGCTCCGCAGATTGATGACCTGATGGCACGTCGCGAAGTGCGTCCACCGGCAGGCTGGGAAGATCCAGGTGCCAACAACAACTCTGATAATAACGGTACGCCAAAGGCGCCGCGTCCGGTCGATGAACCGCGTACGCCAAACCCTGGCAATACCATGTCAGAGCAGTTGGGCGACAAATAA
- a CDS encoding membrane protein — MKQQAGIGIALALTTAMCWGALPIAMKQVLEVMEPATVVFYRFLMAGIGLGIILTLKGKLPPLTQFRKPRWLLLLLIATGGLFGNFLLFSSSLQYLSPTASQVIGQLSPVGLMIASVFILKEKMRGSQIIGASILVCGLVMFFNTSLIEIFTRLTDYTWGVIFGVSAAAVWVSYGVAQKVLLRRLASQQILFLLYTLCTIGLFPLAKPAVIMQLDGWQLSCLIFCGLNTLVGYGALAEAMARWQAAQVGAIITLTPLFTLLFSNLLSLGWPELFAVPLLNLVGYIGAFVVVFGAMFSAIGHRLVGRWRKAPAAAVVPPSGE; from the coding sequence GTGAAACAGCAGGCGGGAATTGGGATTGCCCTCGCATTGACTACCGCAATGTGTTGGGGTGCTTTACCTATTGCCATGAAGCAGGTTCTGGAAGTCATGGAACCCGCGACGGTTGTGTTTTATCGGTTCCTAATGGCCGGTATCGGGCTTGGTATAATCCTGACGTTGAAAGGAAAACTGCCACCCCTTACTCAATTCCGCAAGCCGCGTTGGCTGTTGTTGCTGCTGATTGCTACCGGCGGCCTCTTTGGTAACTTCCTGCTTTTTAGCTCCTCACTGCAATATTTAAGCCCTACCGCTTCTCAGGTCATAGGGCAGCTCTCTCCGGTTGGGCTTATGATAGCCAGCGTCTTTATCCTTAAAGAAAAGATGCGCGGCAGTCAGATTATTGGTGCGAGCATATTAGTTTGTGGCCTGGTGATGTTCTTTAACACCAGCCTGATTGAGATATTTACCCGCCTGACTGATTACACTTGGGGCGTCATCTTTGGGGTAAGTGCAGCGGCGGTATGGGTCAGCTACGGTGTGGCGCAAAAGGTTCTTTTGCGGCGTCTGGCCTCACAGCAGATTCTCTTTTTATTGTACACTTTATGTACAATTGGTTTGTTTCCGCTGGCTAAGCCTGCGGTGATTATGCAGCTCGACGGTTGGCAGCTTAGCTGCCTGATATTCTGTGGACTGAACACGCTCGTAGGCTATGGGGCTTTGGCCGAAGCAATGGCCCGTTGGCAGGCGGCGCAGGTGGGGGCGATTATTACGCTTACCCCGCTGTTCACCCTGTTGTTTTCCAATTTGCTATCGCTCGGATGGCCTGAACTTTTTGCCGTACCTCTGCTGAATCTGGTGGGGTATATCGGTGCATTTGTTGTGGTTTTCGGAGCAATGTTTTCGGCGATCGGCCATCGACTGGTGGGGCGCTGGCGTAAAGCGCCCGCAGCGGCCGTCGTTCCGCCTTCCGGCGAATGA
- the rplU gene encoding 50S ribosomal protein L21, whose translation MYAVFQSGGKQHRVSEGQTVRLEKLDIATGEAVEFNQVLMIANGEDVKIGVPFVDGGLIKAEVVAHGRGEKVKIVKFRRRKHFRKQAGHRQWFTDVKITAIGA comes from the coding sequence ATGTACGCGGTTTTCCAAAGTGGTGGTAAACAACACCGAGTAAGCGAAGGTCAGACCGTTCGCCTGGAAAAGCTGGACATCGCAACTGGTGAAGCTGTTGAGTTTAACCAGGTTCTGATGATTGCCAACGGTGAAGATGTCAAAATCGGCGTTCCTTTCGTCGATGGTGGCCTTATCAAGGCTGAAGTGGTTGCGCACGGTCGTGGCGAGAAAGTTAAAATCGTCAAATTCCGTCGTCGTAAACATTTTCGTAAACAAGCAGGTCACCGTCAGTGGTTCACTGATGTGAAAATCACTGCTATCGGCGCTTAA